In one window of bacterium DNA:
- a CDS encoding aldo/keto reductase: METSNRREFIRKAAVGGITLSAGLAASGLSPRRIYAENASPFHRVVYRELGSTGCKVSEVGFGAMNMRDPELVQAALDNGINYFDTAWGYMNGVNEQIVGQVLKPVRDKVFITTKVYPQGPDDLKSMEARMETSLKRLQTDHVDLMLFHSVSGRGDVLHGEAMKIFENARKKGITRFIGVSTHENQAEVLDAAVESKLWEAVLVGYNYMSPPAVKASIEKTRKAGIGIIGMKNLLNPLDLRTWNWETIKDIRTDKNSPVTPTQALLKWVLNDPYVDTIVPGVTSFEQLAEDVALMGMKMSFDDERSNTRFGEYIRNHYCRGVAGCTGCQEQCPMGVHVNDLNRCLGYAYGYGDIRLAKERYSELPPTSRVDMCSDCTECQVKCVNGLDLTSTINRAKELFA, from the coding sequence ATGGAAACATCAAATCGCCGGGAATTCATACGTAAAGCCGCTGTCGGCGGGATAACGTTAAGCGCGGGACTCGCCGCTTCCGGGCTTTCCCCCCGGAGAATTTATGCCGAGAACGCATCACCGTTTCACCGTGTTGTCTACCGTGAGCTCGGCTCGACGGGCTGCAAGGTCAGCGAGGTCGGTTTCGGCGCCATGAACATGCGCGATCCCGAACTGGTTCAGGCCGCGCTCGACAATGGCATCAATTATTTTGACACCGCCTGGGGATACATGAACGGCGTCAACGAACAGATAGTGGGACAGGTGCTCAAACCGGTCCGCGACAAGGTTTTCATCACCACCAAGGTATATCCCCAGGGCCCGGACGATCTCAAGAGCATGGAAGCGCGCATGGAGACATCGCTGAAACGGCTTCAAACCGACCATGTCGACCTTATGCTTTTCCATTCGGTAAGCGGCCGTGGCGATGTTCTTCATGGAGAGGCGATGAAGATATTCGAAAATGCCCGCAAAAAAGGAATCACCCGTTTTATCGGCGTTTCCACCCATGAAAACCAGGCGGAAGTGCTCGATGCCGCGGTCGAGAGCAAATTATGGGAAGCGGTGCTTGTCGGATATAACTACATGTCGCCGCCCGCGGTGAAAGCATCGATAGAAAAAACCCGTAAAGCGGGAATAGGCATCATCGGCATGAAAAACCTTCTCAATCCCCTCGATCTCAGAACATGGAACTGGGAAACCATCAAGGATATCCGTACGGACAAAAATTCGCCGGTCACGCCGACACAGGCGCTCCTCAAGTGGGTGCTCAACGATCCCTATGTGGACACCATCGTTCCGGGAGTGACCTCGTTCGAACAGCTCGCCGAGGATGTCGCGCTCATGGGCATGAAGATGAGTTTCGACGACGAGCGGTCCAATACCCGTTTCGGTGAATATATCAGGAATCATTACTGCCGCGGCGTGGCGGGCTGCACCGGCTGCCAGGAACAGTGCCCGATGGGTGTGCATGTCAACGACCTCAACCGCTGTCTCGGATATGCGTACGGGTACGGCGATATACGGCTGGCGAAAGAACGTTACAGCGAATTGCCGCCGACCTCGCGGGTGGACATGTGCAGCGACTGCACTGAGTGCCAGGTGAAATGTGTGAACGGCCTCGACCTCACCAGCACCATTAACCGTGCAAAGGAGTTGTTCGCATGA
- a CDS encoding carbohydrate binding family 9 domain-containing protein, producing the protein MRKGFIGKTSVCLGIICLLTTARVSAAESVSNVRSYRVSDEKMVVYYDLVATVAGNVVLEISRNGGGSFPITATTVSGDVGPGIMPGTRRRIEWNIAGDGIPPAENPVVRVVVVTGEGIRTPPEAPQAGSGLPQGDHDAQTGRYIRTPSLKAFLTGKPPVIDGILDDPCWREAEAITDFYQRNPRMGEPATFPVSVRIVYDPQTIYIAFEIHCGDPNALVSTVLQRDASVNAYDDHFGFRFDTFHNYRDLYYFYVNPRGTKLDGHAMDEGAINDDNWDGVWQVKTSLLADGWAGEIAMPLYNFRYRETEDATWGFACLVYVSALQENVSWPDMRKNSRKPSLFGNLTDLRGLGSKKPVVLIPYAIQGSQFGRHEKTVSDTPEWKPVSDTWEKDIGIDIRYRPSSFLETNLTINPDFATIEADQFLFNLSLDELQYAEKRPFFTEGQDRFDSPIQLLYTRRIGLGDDEVLAGGKMHGRVGSYDFGVLDALTGEGFDPSFNYTALRVKRDILRSSTVGLLAVGKNEASGGMETVNNALGLDLNFQISGAARLTGQVCRSYRPGETGDGYAGQADFQYSEKLFNPRDNIGLSATIVDATDDFDIQDIGYFGRTNLDRRGGKEGITYTYWVKSHGINRFAVSQNGWYYQNHAGDIRVQDGASAKFSVETFGLVQPGILVEKSYYYFPGDTMSYDNNQRTVSLQLGPYPRFRGEASYRTGDNFGSSIRYTDAGVIFKPSGHMTLTGNFSRLRSDPFDSSEGATVNNITRIGLNYLFTPDFYWRVFVQSDSSDRLSLVNTMIRYEFRPGSVFYLSYKETRDDSLDDFMTTDRQLLAKISYQFAVK; encoded by the coding sequence ATGAGAAAAGGATTTATCGGAAAAACAAGTGTCTGTCTGGGAATAATCTGTCTGCTTACGACCGCGCGGGTTTCCGCAGCCGAATCCGTCTCGAATGTCCGTTCCTACCGGGTCAGCGACGAAAAAATGGTTGTCTATTACGACCTTGTCGCGACAGTCGCGGGCAATGTTGTTCTGGAAATCTCCCGCAACGGCGGCGGGAGTTTCCCCATCACGGCGACAACGGTTTCGGGAGATGTCGGCCCCGGAATCATGCCGGGAACCCGCAGGCGCATCGAATGGAACATTGCCGGTGACGGTATCCCGCCTGCGGAAAACCCGGTCGTCCGTGTCGTCGTTGTAACCGGAGAAGGGATACGGACACCCCCGGAAGCACCGCAGGCCGGTTCCGGGCTCCCGCAGGGCGACCATGACGCTCAGACGGGCAGATACATACGGACACCTTCCCTGAAGGCATTCCTGACCGGAAAGCCGCCCGTTATCGATGGTATCCTCGATGACCCGTGCTGGCGGGAAGCCGAAGCGATCACCGATTTCTACCAGCGTAACCCCCGCATGGGCGAGCCGGCCACATTCCCGGTCAGCGTCCGCATCGTCTACGATCCACAGACGATCTACATCGCGTTCGAGATACACTGCGGCGACCCGAACGCCCTCGTCTCCACCGTGCTCCAGCGCGATGCCAGCGTCAACGCCTACGACGATCATTTCGGATTCCGGTTCGACACCTTTCACAATTACCGCGACCTCTATTATTTTTACGTCAATCCCAGGGGAACGAAACTCGACGGTCATGCGATGGACGAAGGGGCCATCAACGACGACAACTGGGATGGCGTCTGGCAGGTCAAAACGAGCCTTCTTGCGGACGGCTGGGCCGGAGAAATCGCCATGCCGCTCTATAATTTCCGCTACCGTGAGACAGAAGACGCGACATGGGGATTCGCGTGCCTCGTCTATGTTTCCGCCCTTCAGGAAAACGTGTCCTGGCCTGATATGCGGAAAAACAGCCGTAAACCCTCCCTGTTCGGCAACCTCACCGATCTCCGGGGATTGGGAAGCAAAAAACCGGTGGTGCTCATCCCCTATGCGATACAGGGTTCACAATTCGGACGGCATGAAAAAACCGTTTCGGATACTCCGGAATGGAAGCCCGTGTCCGATACATGGGAAAAGGACATCGGGATAGATATCCGCTACCGGCCATCGAGCTTTCTCGAAACCAATCTCACGATCAATCCCGACTTTGCAACCATCGAGGCCGATCAGTTCCTTTTCAACCTGTCGCTCGACGAGCTGCAGTACGCGGAAAAACGCCCCTTTTTCACCGAGGGTCAGGACCGGTTCGACTCTCCCATTCAGCTCCTTTATACACGCAGAATCGGCCTCGGCGATGATGAGGTGCTCGCGGGAGGGAAAATGCATGGCCGTGTCGGGTCTTATGATTTCGGCGTTCTCGATGCCCTCACCGGCGAGGGGTTCGATCCTTCGTTCAATTACACCGCGCTTCGTGTCAAGCGGGATATTCTGAGGTCATCGACTGTCGGCCTCCTTGCGGTGGGTAAAAACGAGGCGTCGGGCGGTATGGAGACGGTCAACAACGCTCTCGGGCTCGATCTGAATTTCCAGATCAGCGGCGCCGCCCGTCTGACCGGCCAGGTCTGCCGCAGTTACCGGCCCGGAGAAACCGGCGACGGGTACGCGGGTCAGGCTGATTTTCAGTACAGCGAAAAGCTGTTCAATCCACGCGACAACATTGGTCTTTCGGCGACAATCGTGGATGCAACGGACGATTTCGATATCCAGGACATCGGGTATTTCGGGCGGACGAATCTCGACAGGCGCGGCGGGAAGGAAGGCATCACCTATACCTACTGGGTTAAAAGCCACGGCATAAACCGTTTCGCAGTCAGCCAGAACGGGTGGTACTACCAGAATCACGCGGGCGATATCAGAGTTCAGGACGGGGCTTCGGCGAAATTTTCGGTTGAGACGTTCGGTCTTGTCCAGCCCGGTATTCTCGTGGAAAAAAGCTATTACTATTTCCCGGGGGACACCATGAGCTATGACAACAATCAGCGGACGGTCTCGCTTCAGCTGGGTCCTTATCCACGGTTCCGGGGAGAAGCCTCGTACAGGACGGGGGACAATTTCGGGAGTTCCATACGATACACGGATGCGGGAGTTATTTTCAAACCGTCCGGCCATATGACCCTGACCGGCAACTTTTCACGGCTCCGGAGCGATCCTTTCGATTCCTCAGAGGGCGCGACAGTAAACAACATTACCCGAATCGGTCTCAATTACCTGTTTACTCCGGATTTTTACTGGCGGGTTTTTGTGCAGAGCGATTCATCCGACAGGCTCTCACTGGTCAACACCATGATACGGTACGAGTTCAGGCCGGGAAGCGTCTTCTATCTCTCGTACAAGGAGACGCGGGACGACAGCCTTGACGATTTCATGACGACGGACAGACAGCTTCTCGCAAAGATTTCGTATCAGTTTGCAGTCAAATAA